In one Plasmodium falciparum 3D7 genome assembly, chromosome: 14 genomic region, the following are encoded:
- a CDS encoding choline kinase → MESKICDPIGLDKNKFRKVEEENEENSKIVENGQMTYNDDLEMFTTIQLNQEIDIRKNPFPLHMINQKNDIPLCAQEFSKLTDPLYIKKICLEKVHDWSRCNEDDVCVNQILSGLTNQLFEVSIKEDTAIEYRITRRHVLFRIYGKDVDALYNPLSEFEVYKTMSKYRIAPLLLNTFDGGRIEEWLYGDPLSIDDLKNKSILVGIANVLGKFHTLSRKRHLPEHWDKTPCVFKMMDRWRLAVSNYKNLDKVTLDINKYIQESHKFLKFIKIYTQIENIANDIVFCHNDLQENNIMNTNKCLRLIDFEYSGYNFLSADIANFFIETTIDYSYNAYPFFIINKKNYISYESRILFVTTYLSKYLDDSTAASDQDIIDQFLEAIEVQALGLHLIWAFWSIIRGYQTKSYNEFDFFLYAKERLKMYDEQKQYLMSKNIIKDYDD, encoded by the coding sequence atggaaagCAAAATCTGTGACCCCATTGGGCTCGATAAAAATAAGTTTCGTAAAGTAGAAGAGGAAAATGAGGAGAATAGTAAAATAGTAGAAAATGGGCAAATGACATATAATGACGATTTAGAAATGTTCACAACAATACAACTTAATCAAGAAATAGATATACGTAAGAACCCTTTTCCATTACATATGATAAATCAAAAGAATGATATACCTTTATGTGCTCAAGAATTTTCAAAATTAACAGatcctttatatattaaaaaaatatgtcttGAAAAAGTACATGATTGGTCTAGGTGTAATGAAGATGATGTATGTGTAAATCAAATTTTAAGTGGATTAACTAATCAACTTTTTGAAGTTAGTATAAAAGAAGACACAGCAATTGAATATAGAATAACGAGAAGACATGTTTTATTTAGAATATATGGAAAAGATGTAGATGCATTATATAATCCTTTAAGTGAATTTGaagtatataaaacaatGAGTAAATATAGAATAGCacctttattattaaatacatTTGATGGTGGGCGTATCGAGGAATGGTTATATGGAGATCCTCTAAGTATtgatgatttaaaaaataaatctatATTAGTTGGAATAGCCAATGTATTAGGAAAATTTCATACACTTAGTCGAAAACGTCATTTACCTGAACACTGGGATAAAACTCCTTGTGTATTTAAAATGATGGATAGGTGGAGATTAGCTGTATcgaattataaaaatcttGATAAAGTAACCTtagatattaataaatatatacaagaaTCTCATAAATtcttaaaatttattaaaatatatacacaaatagaaaatataGCAAATGATATCGTTTTTTGTCATAATGATTtacaagaaaataatataatgaatacaaataaatgttTAAGATTAATCGATTTTGAATATTCAGGATATAATTTCCTATCGGCAGATATAGCAAACTTCTTTATAGAAACAACAATcgattattcatataacgcatatccattttttattattaataaaaaaaattacatctCATATGAATCAAGAATACTTTTTGTAACGACTTATCTATCCAAATATCTAGATGATTCAACAGCTGCTTCGGATCAAGATATCATAGACCAATTCCTAGAAGCCATAGAAGTACAAGCTTTAGGTTTACATCTAATATGGGCATTCTGGTCTATCATAAGAGGATACCAAACAAAAAGTTATAATGAATTTGATTTCTTCTTATATGCAAAGGAAAGACTTAAAATGTATGATGAACAAAAACAATATTTAATGtccaaaaatattatcaagGATTATGACgattaa
- a CDS encoding pseudouridine synthase, putative yields MTNHCCFRCSISCEDTQDEDYLFFDEHFLKDFNEADDKKINEECNNKKNLPNLVNDKKKFLQYIQNEADTKNRPLKDIYKDIYMNFYLCKKCYGLHNIDIILFYNENSKFHHELMKYVDDIHIIIDEKVKNNVINNMKYIIESYTNNIDIIFFLLYLYVNNILNGTFVFNIQSYNEYYIKIKKFIILHNLIESYQPYLNHRIHKMFSYFLMYVFMFFCYNDIFKTLNLDQDKIKLLIILYENASLVFTNENYKNKNNNNNNNKIYYNQHINDQTLDGINFFSASQRAKDSFVCEHRNGYNKKRKKNNQYQNQCQYQNQCQYQCQCQYQNQCQYQCQCQYQNIYKCDENNIICTHNYDNYHDNHNSCKDEIEGLNQNFKQMDDREQSLINTKTSENPTQGNEQERQVFNECKTYHMYISFHNLCICGYYNKYNKEISQTKWLINNISNSVLSIEECISNIFNNIFSFSTATFIGSGREDKDARMMNIGRPFVYVLKDTKFSFLNFFLFFSNLSNKQNGIKNYNTINVNTIQEYNQFLLQEKKKKKYQHILKNDKQKNIIPSHDNNNCNDHPNDPNKNKNLQYNDIYPLIKEKKENNSLSIFDMKKNIFMKIFLHVQNSKQISYNNNIEDISKGTIHNTYNLNNFFKLPLSYSFNKELEVLFSKVFSFKYSSNYIYSLNITNDSETPMLTDIKKEKEKEKEQEQEQEQEQINKHKDNNNMYNNSYNIEHFAEIKLNNLSFSTNYPLVKKLMKYGEERKKEYKCIIYHSSKMNKDTIQKINDQISNHEPQTLTYVLKIIQKTPIRVLHRRSLINRERKIFQIKLIYLHKHFSLLYLLAESGLYIKEFVNGDKGRTIPNLKQFFGDDTYVNILNLDVATLIYD; encoded by the coding sequence atgacgAACCATTGTTGCTTTCGATGTTCTATATCTTGTGAAGATACACAAGATGAAGACTACCTATTCTTCGAtgaacattttttaaaagatttcAATGAAgctgatgataaaaaaataaatgaagaatgtaataataaaaagaaccTCCCCAATTTAGTGAAcgataagaaaaaattcttacaatatatacaaaatgaagCAGATACTAAAAATCGTCCCCtgaaagatatatataaagatatatatatgaatttttacTTATGCAAAAAATGTTATGGATTacataatatagatataatcttattttataatgaaaaCAGCAAATTTCATCATGAGCTTATGAAATATGTAGACGATATACACATTATAATAGATGAAAAggttaaaaataatgttattaataatatgaaatatattatcgaATCATATACAAACAATatagatattatattttttcttctttatttatatgtaaacaatatattaaatggtACCTTCGTTTTTAATATACAAtcatataatgaatattatattaaaataaaaaagtttaTCATATTACATAATTTAATAGAGAGTTACCAACCATATTTAAATCATAGAATCCATAAAATGTTCTCATATTTTCTGATGTATGTGTTCATGTTCTTTTGTTATAATGACATCTTTAAAACACTAAATCTTGACcaggataaaataaaactactaattattttgtatgaAAATGCATCATTGGTTTTtacaaatgaaaattataaaaataaaaataataataataataataataaaatatattataatcaacATATAAACGATCAAACATTGGATGGTATAAATTTTTTCAGCGCAAGTCAACGTGCAAAAGATAGTTTTGTGTGTGAGCACAGAAatggatataataaaaaaagaaaaaaaaacaatcaATATCAAAATCAATGTCAATATCAAAATCAATGTCAATATCAATGTCAATGTCAATATCAAAATCAATGTCAATATCAATGTCAATGTCaatatcaaaatatttataaatgtgatgaaaataatattatatgtacacataATTACGACAATTATCATGATAACCATAATTCATGTAAGGATGAAATAGAAGGACTTAATCAAAACTTTAAACAGATGGATGATAGAGAACAAAGTTTGATTAACACAAAAACATCAGAAAATCCTACTCAGGGTAACGAACAAGAAAGACAAGTATTCAATGAATGTAAAACttatcatatgtatatatcttttcataatttatgtatttgcggatattataataaatataataaagaaatatcgCAAACGAAATggttaataaataatatatcgaATAGCGTATTGTCCATCGAAGAATGTATTTCCaatattttcaataatattttttctttttcgaCCGCTACATTTATTGGTTCAGGTCGTGAAGATAAAGATGCACGCATGATGAATATAGGAAGACCATTCGTTTATGTTTTAAAAGACACGAAATtctcttttttaaatttttttttattttttagtaaTTTgtcaaataaacaaaatggaataaaaaattataatacaatCAATGTAAATACCATACAAGAATATAACCAATTTCTtttacaagaaaaaaaaaaaaaaaaataccaacatattttaaaaaacgataaacaaaaaaatataatcccATCACATGATAATAACAATTGTAATGATCATCCAAATGATcctaacaaaaataaaaatttacaatataatgatatatatccattaatcaaagaaaaaaaagaaaataattcattATCCATTTttgatatgaaaaaaaatatttttatgaaaatatttttacatgtGCAAAATTCAAAacaaatatcatataataataacatagaGGATATCTCAAAAGGTACAATtcataatacatataatttaaataatttttttaaattaccCTTGTCTTATAGTTTTAACAAAGAACTAGAAGTCCTTTTTTCAAAGGTATtctcttttaaatattcttcaaattatatttattctttaaatattacaaatgaTTCTGAAACGCCTATGCTTAccgatataaaaaaagaaaaagaaaaagaaaaagaacaaGAACAAGAACAAGAACAAGaacaaattaataaacataaagataacaacaatatgtataataattcttataaCATTGAACATTTTGctgaaataaaattaaacaatTTAAGTTTTAGCACCAATTATCCTTTAGTAAAAAAACTTATGAAATATGgagaagaaagaaaaaaagaatataaatgtatCATCTACCATTCTTCTAAAATGAATAAAGACACtattcaaaaaattaatgatCAAATATCTAATCATGAACCACAAACATTAACATATGtcttaaaaattattcaGAAAACACCAATCCGAGTACTTCATAGAAGATCATTAATAAATAGAGAACGAAAAATTTTCCAAATCAAATTAATTTATCTACATAAACATTTTtctttgttatatttattagcTGAATCAGGACTCTATATTAAAGAATTTGTAAATGGTGATAAGGGAAGAACTATACCAAATTTAAAACAATTTTTTGGAGACGATAcatatgttaatattttaaatctGGACGTAGCaacattaatatatgattGA
- a CDS encoding esterase, putative produces MVENELLYENDVSNSGLDGKPRLHSFFNKDGLLLRTYSWTVKKAIGIFLLIHGLNGHVRLQYLRQNVEVISNDKAILKDQDNYYVYKDSWIEKLNDKGYSVYGIDLQGHGLSEGWENLKANINNFDDLVYDVIQYLEEINRTVCLDYERNKYLRAIREKNTDMKALKKDKIPIYIMGLSMGGNVVLRTLELLGKSGDYKNLNIKGCISLSGMICLEELSSKASMKYKYFLVPFSKFISYIFPKCRINQNFNFEMFPFVNDIINFDKHRSKKWITFKFGHQILRSITNLRKDIQYIPKDIPILFVHSIHDCACYYGGVVTFYDQLDNDKKELYTIYDMDHLLTMEPGNEKVLEKVLDWISGSFNNKRRRRRTSS; encoded by the coding sequence ATGGTTGAAAATGAGTTACTTTACGAAAATGATGTAAGTAATAGTGGATTAGATGGAAAACCAAGATtacattcattttttaacaaGGATGGTTTATTATTAAGAACTTATTCTTGGACTGTTAAGAAGGCCATAGgaatatttttgttaattcATGGTTTGAATGGACATGTGAGATTACAATATTTAAGGCAGAATGTTGAAGTAATTAGTAACGATAAAGCTATATTAAAGGATCaggataattattatgtatataaagaTAGTTGGATAGAGAAATTGAATGACAAAGGTTATTCAGTTTATGGTATAGATTTACAAGGTCATGGTTTGTCAGAGGGATGGGAGAATTTAAAGgcgaatataaataattttgatgATCTTGTATATGATGTAATTCAATATCTTGAAGAAATTAATAGAACAGTATGTTTAGATtatgaaagaaataaatatttaagagctataagagaaaaaaatacaGATATGAAAgctttaaaaaaagataaaattcctatatatattatgggTTTATCCATGGGTGGTAATGTTGTTTTAAGAACATTAGAATTATTAGGAAAGTCAGGTGATTATAAAAATCTTAATATAAAAGGATGTATATCCTTATCTGGTATGATTTGTCTTGAGGAGTTATCATCAAAAGCTtcaatgaaatataaatatttcttagTTCCTTTTTCAAAGTTtatatcttatatttttccaaAATGTAGAATTAatcaaaattttaattttgaaATGTTCCCATTTGttaatgatattattaattttgatAAACATAGATCAAAAAAATGGATAACCTTTAAATTTGGTCATCAAATTTTAAGATCGATAACAAATTTACGAAAagatatacaatatattccAAAAGATATTcctatattatttgttcattCCATTCACGATTGTGCATGTTATTATGGAGGTGTTGTAACATTTTATGATCAATtggataatgataaaaaagaacTTTATACAATTTATGATATGGATCATTTATTAACAATGGAACCAGGAAATGAAAAAGTTTTAGAAAAGGTCCTAGATTGGATCTCAGGTTCGTTTAATAATAAGAGGAGAAGACGAAGAACTTCATcgtaa